Within Xanthomonas oryzae pv. oryzae, the genomic segment GCCGATCGACCCGCTGGTGTTCCTGGAAGCGCTGGCCGAAAGCGAAGTGATCCACCAGGAAGGCGATCGCTGGGAATGGATCGCCGACAGCTACCCGGCCAATGCGGTGAGCCTGCGCTCGGTGGCCGATGGCAACTTCGTGGTGGTGGACAAGAGCGACGGCAAGCAGCAGATCATCGCCGAGGTGGATTATTCGGCCGCTGCACTCACCTTGTACGAGGGCGCCATCCACATGGTGCAGAGCACGCCGTACCAGGTGGAGCGGCTGGATTGGGCAGGCCGCAAGGCCTACGTGACGCGCACGCATGTGGACTACTACACCGACAGCATCGACTACACCAAATTGAAGGTGCTGGACCGCTTCGATGGCGGCGTGGCCGGCCGTGGTGACTCGCATCATGGCGAAGTGCATGTGGTGCGGCGCGTGTCCGGCTATAAAAAGATTCGTTACTACACGCATGAAAACATCGGCTACGGGCCGGTGAATCTTCCGGATCAGGAACTGCACACCACCGCGGTGTGGTGGCAGTTGCCGCAGGCGACCTTGGGCAAGGCCTTCACGTCCAAGCAGGATGCGCTGGATGGTTTCCTGGGTGCTGCGTATGCGCTGCATGTGGTGGCCACGGTGGCGGTGATGGCCGACGCGCGCGATCTGCAAAAGGCCGTGGGCAATGGCGACGGCGCGTGGTGTGCGGTGGCCGACCAGACCGGGCGCGGGCAACTGCGCGGCGTGGAAGAAGGCGATACCGCCACGGTGGAATTGCTTCAGACCTTCGTGCCCACGGTGTATCTGTACGACAACTTCCCCGGTGGCGTGGGCTTGAGCGAGCCACTGTGGCTGCGCCAGGCCGAGCTGCTGCAACGCGCGGACGAGTTGGTGCGGCGTTGCGATTGCAGCGCCGGTTGCCCGGCCTGCGTGGGCCCGGTGCTGGCCGCACACGAGGAAGGCAAAGGCGACTCGCCCAAGTCGTTGGCGTTGACGGTGCTGGCATTGTTGTTCGATGCACAGGCGCCGTTGCGGCATGCCACGCAGGTGGACGACGACCTCGCTCTGGACGTGCCTGCATGAGTGTGAGTGCGGACCGGCTGCGCTTGTTGCGGCGTCAGGCCGGGCATGCGGATGTGCCTGCGCCTGTGCTGGCTGATGGTGGCGATGTACTGCAAGGTGCGGCGACGGTGCATGCCAAGAAGCATGCAGATGCCACGCATGTGGGTGAGGTGCCGCAGCCAGCTTCAAATGGAGTTCTGCCTGGCACGTCGCCCGCACCGGTGGCGCATGCGGTCGCAAGTTCGGAGGCGGCCGATGTGCACGAGCGTGCGCAGGTGTTGCAGTCAACGGATGGCCTGCGTTCGCCCGATGCGGGGCACGCTGTTGATGCATTGCGTGTCGATACGCCGACGACCACGCGGATCGGCGCGAAAGATGCGACGTCGTCGTCGGCAAGCGAACGCGCGACGTGGCCGTCTGTGCCGCAGCTGCATCGCGCAATGGTCAGGCGACCAACCGTTGATACGGCTAGCGTTGGCGCTGTTGCAGGCGGTACGCGGATGGGTGCCGAAAGCGCCCTGCCTTCGGCGAGTCAGCCACTGCAGCCAACACAAGACCCAGCAACGCCTGCGCCTGCCAGTGCGCCGGGCGTCAGCGCGGAACGTCTACGCCTGCTGCGGCGTCAGATCGGTGGGCTGACGCCTGCAGCGCGCAAGGACGATGCGGCAATGCCGACACGGGCGCAGCGGGCGACGGTTTCCAGCGCCGCGTCACCTGTGGCACGCTCGCCTTCACGCGATAACGCTGCTGCACGTAACGGTGTCATGGCCGGTCACCCGCACGACGTGCGCGCACAGGCCGTCGCATCCGCACTGACACGCCGCGCCTTGCAGTCGCCCATCCCTGCACCGCCTGCGCGCGACGCATCGGTGTTCGCGTGGGTGGAACACGATGTGCGCCACAAGCCGGCGTTGTCGTCCGATGTCGATGTCGATGTCGATGCAATCATCGCTGCGGATGCCGATAGCGCAAGCCATTCGCTGACAGCGCGCAGCACAACGGCACCATCGACAGCGACGCCGACGGCGCCACCGGTGCAGCGACGGACCGATATCGCCGGCCTGCGCAAGATGATCGGCCTGCGCGAGCGCGCGGTGTCGGCGCACACACCAATTCGCGCGCCATCCACCGACCGTTATCTCCCTGGCAACGAAATCGCACCCGGCCTGCATCTGATCGAAGCATTGCTGCCGCAAGCGATTCCGTGCGAAGCACTCTCGCTGGCCTTCGCCAAACGCGACGATGCCGTCGACCCGATGGACCTGCTGTTCTTCGACACCGAAACCACCGGCCTGGCCGGGGGCACCGGCACCCGCGCCTTCATGATCGGCGTGGCCGATTGGTACGTCGATGCCGTGCAAGGCAGCGGCCTGCGCGTGCGTCAGTTGATGATGTCGACAATGGCGGCCGAAAGCGCGATGCTCGATCTGTTCCGCACCTGGCTGACGCCGCGCACGGTGCTGTCCAGCTACAACGGCCGCTGCTACGACGCACCGTTGCTGAAGACGCGCTACCGCCTGGCACGCCGTGGCGACCCGATTGCGGCCCTGGACCATGTGGATCTGCTGTTCCCTACCCGCAGCCGCTATCGCGGCACCTGGGAGAACTGCAAGCTGTCCACCATCGAGCGGCAACTGCTGCGCGTGGTGCGCGAAGACGACCTGCCGGGCTCCGAAGCGCCGGCTGCCTGGTTGAGTTACCTGCGCGGCGGCAGCGCGCGCAACCTGCGCCGCGTGGCCGAGCACAATCATCAAGACGTGGTCACCCTGTCGCTGCTAATGCAACGCCTGGTCGCATTGGAAGCAGAGGAGCGCCATGCGCTGACGTTGGCGCGCACGCCTTGATGGGGTCATGCGACTGAGATGCGTGGCTGGTGCGGGGCAGGACGTCGGCTTGACTGACCCAATACAACACGCACGGCGCATGCTGCCTGCAACGGGCGAACGCCCACCCATTCATTGGCTACGGCATGTTGAGCCACGTTGCGCGTTTACCGAAACGGAATGCTGCTCAGGGAAGCATGCAACGCAGTGATGGCGCAGCGCCGGCGGCGCTGTGCCTACTGCAAAGACATCACGCACGTGCCTGCGATCGATTCGTCGCTTGCAGGCACGTGCGGATGCGTCAGCATGTAAAGTGAAATCGCACGCCACGGCACGTGGACGCATTGCACCGCAGCGTGCGACATCGTCGCCATCGCCCGTGCGCTGGACTGCCGGTGCCAGGCGCATGCTCTGGCGCAAGCGCTAACGCTGCTGGAGCCTGGCAGCGGGCGGCTGCATGCCGCCACAGGCGCTCCAACCTGCCAATCGGAGCCGTGATGTTCGAAGCTTCACTCCGGCTCGGTCTGGTTGGCCCGCTCATTGAGATAATGCGTCACAGGAGCACCACGGTATTTTTCGGTCAACAAACCAGACGCTTGAGCGCGCTTATCCACCGCACGCGTTGCTGCAGGGTCATGCACCATGTCTGCTCTGTGATCGCGTTGTTTGCCTTCGCGAACCGCTGCAATGTGGTTCGGGTCGGCGGGGATGGAGCCAGCCTGGAATTCGCGGGTGCGTTGCTTCACGATCTCGGCGTCTCGGTTGATATCGATAGGCGTTTCCGGCGGCACGTCGAGTTCGTTGCCGGTATGGCCGCGGGCCAGCGTGCGGTTTTCCAGGATGGCGAGCAATTCCGCCTCGGCCTGGTCGGTCAGCAGGCTTTCGCCGTCATCGCGAAACGCGCCGGCCGTGGTGCGCTTGACGCCGAATTCCTCGTTGGTGAGCTTTTGCAGCTCGCCAAAGTTGCGGTAAACGTAGTAGTCCCTGTCGTGATTGGCGCGCGGCACGGAAAAGTCCTCAAACCGGTAGCTCACCGAATAGGCGGCCTTTGAGTAGGCCGAGTCCGGCTGGCGCATCCGCTCACGCGCCATGGCCATGGCCTTACCCGCATCGCTGTCGTCGGTGGCCACTGCCTCCACAATCACCGGGCGCATCCTGGTCCAGCTTTCCAGCCACTGCATTGCGGTGTCTGCGAGGCCCTCCGCGCCGTCGTCATTGCTCCGAAAGAAACCGCGCAAGTGCTCGTCGTTCAACATGGCCTGGCTCAAGACCGGCACCACGTTGATCTTGGCCAGCAAGCGATCCAGCGCGGCGCGGCGTGGCGCGTCCTGAGAGTGCAACGGGTTGATCTGGTAGTGCTTGTACAAATTGGACAGAAATTGATCAAAGCCTCCGGTGTAGTACTTGGCATAGACCTTGATCGCTGCAGCATTGCGCAGGTCCGGCCGGCGCATCAGCAGCATCGCCACCGCCTCGCCGGTATTCTCCTTGCAATCCAGCGCCACCGACATCGGCTCGGGCTTTTTGATCACGTGTTCCAGCATCTGCTCCACGCCGGGGATGGTCTGGTCGGTTTTGACGTAGTTGCCGTCAGACGGGTTGCGGATCACCAACGGCATTTCACGCAACTCCGCAAACGGAACCTGCGACACCAGGCGGTTCTGCGGATCGCCTGCCATGCGGCCCACGCTGAAATCGTGCATCAACACCGGTACTCCATCGGCACTGACTTCGACGTCCAGCTCCAGATTACGATAGCCCTTCGCGTAAGCATTATCGATGGACAACAACGAATTTTCCGGGATGCCGGCGTGGTTATCGAACAGCCCGCGATGCACCATCACGTCCTTTCCTAACGCACGCGTGCTGGGTGCTTCGAAGTAGTGGTCGTGCACGAGCGCTTTTCGATGATTGCGCAACAGCGCTTGCTTTCCTTCCAGCAGGCGATGGTCGTTGGCCTTGAAGAACGCAGCGCCACCGTCGCGCGCCGGCACTTCGTGACCGTGGTAGCGCGGGGCGTGCTGCAACTTGCGCCGCGTCGGCGTGCGTGCGGCGGGCTGCAGCCAGTCCGGCGTCGCCAGCCCGTGGCCAGGTAGATCCAGCGCCTTGCCCAGCGCGGTCAGCGCCGCGTCGCTGAAGGTGTCGCGAGACGCAAACGCGCGCTGCAGATTGAAGACGATGCGACACTGCTGCGCATCGATCAGCACGGGACCGGACGCCGCACGTGCGCGTGCGGGCAACCCGCGCGACATGGCATTGAATGCAGCCGTATCCAGATACACCGGCTCCAGTGCGCCGGCGGCGAAGCGTGCGGCAATGCTGTCGGGCGTGAGCGCCGTGCCGGCCTGCGCAAGATGCGCGGCAAGCTTGCCTTGCAGTGTCTGCACGGTGATCTGCCGCGCCTGCACTTCGGCCAGGCGCTGCTCTGAGAATTCGCTGTCCAGCGCCACCAAGGCCGGCTTGCCGGTCATCGCGCTGTCGTTCAATGGCACCAGCGGAGGTATGCTGACGGCGCGGCGAGGCGCACGTTCCCGCAGTGGCGGGGTGTTGCCCTGCACGTGCGGCACCTGCGTCGGGCTGCTCGCACTGGTGTGCGTCGGTATCGCCAGCGCGTCAGTGTGAGCAATGGACGTTTGCGGAGGACCTATACGCATAAATGACCTCAAAAACGCGGCGGGCGGTCAGTAGACCGCACGGCATATGACAATTCGCAACCGAGGCGAAATATGCCACCAGGATGCGAAATGATGCCTGCGGTGCTCACGCTGTATTGCCGGCAAACGCATGCCGGGTTTCGATGCGTTTCACACCGCGTGGCGCGCGCGTCAACGTGCATGACGCATGCTAGAACAGCGTTTCCTTGAACGGCAGCATGGCCGCGCCCAGCACGCTGGCGTAGGCCGTCACCTGCCCGACTTTCAGCGCCGGACACGGCAATGCAACGCCACGTCGCGGCGCCGGTTCGAAGGCGATGCGGGCAATCAACCGGTGCGCAAGATCGGTTGGCAGGCGCGCGCCAAAAACAATGACACGCGGATCGATCAACGCAATGATCGCCGCCACCGCGAGCGTCACCGTCGGTTGCACCGCATCCAGCCACGCGTCGATTTGCGGCCACCCTGCATCGTAGTGCTGCAGCATGGTGTGCAGGTCCGGTAGCACGTAGCCATCGGCCGCCAGCGCTTGACGCAGGCTTTCCAGCGTTGGCCGCGCCATGCCGGTAATGGCCGAGATGCGCCCCAATTCGCCCACATTGCCGTGCGCGCCGCGACGCACGTTGCCTGCAGCGATCACGCCGGCAGCAAACCCGTCGGCAATCGATAGATAGACGAGATCCGGCGATTGGCGGCCAATGCCATACACGGCTTCCGCCAAGGCGGCGCAATGGGCATCGTTGTCCATCCAGACCGGAAGATGCAGGCAATCGGCGACAAGCCGGTCCAGCTCCACCTGCATCCATTCCGCTGC encodes:
- a CDS encoding ribonuclease H-like domain-containing protein → MPQLHRAMVRRPTVDTASVGAVAGGTRMGAESALPSASQPLQPTQDPATPAPASAPGVSAERLRLLRRQIGGLTPAARKDDAAMPTRAQRATVSSAASPVARSPSRDNAAARNGVMAGHPHDVRAQAVASALTRRALQSPIPAPPARDASVFAWVEHDVRHKPALSSDVDVDVDAIIAADADSASHSLTARSTTAPSTATPTAPPVQRRTDIAGLRKMIGLRERAVSAHTPIRAPSTDRYLPGNEIAPGLHLIEALLPQAIPCEALSLAFAKRDDAVDPMDLLFFDTETTGLAGGTGTRAFMIGVADWYVDAVQGSGLRVRQLMMSTMAAESAMLDLFRTWLTPRTVLSSYNGRCYDAPLLKTRYRLARRGDPIAALDHVDLLFPTRSRYRGTWENCKLSTIERQLLRVVREDDLPGSEAPAAWLSYLRGGSARNLRRVAEHNHQDVVTLSLLMQRLVALEAEERHALTLARTP
- a CDS encoding ROK family protein, which produces MPSLFANAAIRSHYRRRSDGQAAAPRERLLLDLIRRAGQCERSDLPRASGLSVPGIKGIIDPLVADGLLQLGPSLRRGRGQPSAQVRLVPEYAYSVGVSLMVDGIAVVLIDFAGQVRGMRQFTAFPLTLAVVRAQLPALLQVLLLAAGVDRQQLFGVGLSMTGPRIGDGTRVNPPLSLAAEWMQVELDRLVADCLHLPVWMDNDAHCAALAEAVYGIGRQSPDLVYLSIADGFAAGVIAAGNVRRGAHGNVGELGRISAITGMARPTLESLRQALAADGYVLPDLHTMLQHYDAGWPQIDAWLDAVQPTVTLAVAAIIALIDPRVIVFGARLPTDLAHRLIARIAFEPAPRRGVALPCPALKVGQVTAYASVLGAAMLPFKETLF
- the avrBs2 gene encoding type III secretion system effector avirulence protein AvrBs2, giving the protein MRIGPPQTSIAHTDALAIPTHTSASSPTQVPHVQGNTPPLRERAPRRAVSIPPLVPLNDSAMTGKPALVALDSEFSEQRLAEVQARQITVQTLQGKLAAHLAQAGTALTPDSIAARFAAGALEPVYLDTAAFNAMSRGLPARARAASGPVLIDAQQCRIVFNLQRAFASRDTFSDAALTALGKALDLPGHGLATPDWLQPAARTPTRRKLQHAPRYHGHEVPARDGGAAFFKANDHRLLEGKQALLRNHRKALVHDHYFEAPSTRALGKDVMVHRGLFDNHAGIPENSLLSIDNAYAKGYRNLELDVEVSADGVPVLMHDFSVGRMAGDPQNRLVSQVPFAELREMPLVIRNPSDGNYVKTDQTIPGVEQMLEHVIKKPEPMSVALDCKENTGEAVAMLLMRRPDLRNAAAIKVYAKYYTGGFDQFLSNLYKHYQINPLHSQDAPRRAALDRLLAKINVVPVLSQAMLNDEHLRGFFRSNDDGAEGLADTAMQWLESWTRMRPVIVEAVATDDSDAGKAMAMARERMRQPDSAYSKAAYSVSYRFEDFSVPRANHDRDYYVYRNFGELQKLTNEEFGVKRTTAGAFRDDGESLLTDQAEAELLAILENRTLARGHTGNELDVPPETPIDINRDAEIVKQRTREFQAGSIPADPNHIAAVREGKQRDHRADMVHDPAATRAVDKRAQASGLLTEKYRGAPVTHYLNERANQTEPE